TTCTATGTAAGGATCCTCATGGTGCTGGGGGTGCCATTGTATGGCTGGCACCCTCCACCTTCTCCTTCTTCGCTCCTCTTTTCTCTATACAGGCTTTTTTCTGAATAGGTTCATTTTCCCTACATGctggtccccttttcactccaCACCCTTGCTGGTGGTTTTCATCTCTTTGCCTAGCAATTTGTTTAATCTTCaactttcttttctcttctttaaTCACACCGCTCTTTTTCTGTTCTACCTCCATATGTGTCTCCGTTATGTTAACATCATCCAATAGGATCAGGGCTCCATCATTTTCCATAGCCTGCCAGGCCTCCTTTGGAGTCTGATTCAGCACCCCTTCATCCTTTTTTTCCAAGAATTCTGCTGTCTCCTTTACCTGATTTTTGGTTCCACTCATGCTCAATTCAGCGAAGCTTTCTATTAACCATGTAGAGGATGGTTTCTTCCTTGGTTGTGCAGTTTTTGGGTTAGACTTTTTATTCTATGTAGTGTCATTGCCGCCCTCTGTGTCAACTCTTTTTCCTACTTGATCAGCTTTAACCCACTCTCCTATGTGGTCCTGTTTGGTTTGATTTGTCGTTGAGTCTATGATCAGCTTGTTACAATGCTTGGCATCATGTTTCAGTTTTGCACAATAGGTGCAGAATTTTTCCAGCCGCTCATATCTGACTCCAATCTCTATTATTCTCTGTTTCGGTCCAGCTAGTCTCAGGCTATCTCTAATCTTTTCCCCTGACATTAAAGAACCCTACATCAATAACCTCTCCAATCTTCTCTCCCAATTTTCTCCCTACATCCAGCGTTTTAAATTTCTCCGGAAGACCCCAGAGTTGAGACTATACTGGGAAGAAACGGAGTCCTTCTTCCCATACCTTCTCATCTTCATTCCATCTCTGAAGGTGGAGCATATAATCTTTAAAGAGCCAGGGTCCTCCTCTTTTTACTCTTATTGCATCTTGTTCCTCTTCGAAAAAGAATTGGAATATGTTGTTCCCTTTCTCAACCGTACGAAGTCCATTTGGTCTCCCCCAAATCACCCTGAGGGCATTGTCCATTGTTCCTTGAGAGAAAGGTTTGTCTGCGAATAGTCTTTCAAAGAGGCTTTTAGAGCACGTCTCAGCCCCTTTTGCAATTTCTTCATCCCCCAATTGTACCAGATCCTCCTTCTCCTCCCCACTATCTAAGTCATATTGTTTTTGTCATTTTTTCGCTGACTCCATTATGGAGAATTTGTGTTTCAATCTCAGTCAACAATCAGAATTGTGAGGTGTTGGGTATGAGTTGAAAGTAAACGAAAGAAAAACCCTAAAATAAGAGCAGTTGTGGAAGCCCTAGCAGAGCACTTTTCAAAAACCTTAAAGGTTCACTTGCGaagcaaaaataataaaataagaaaatcatcttactttttaaatgtattatttgttgttgttgttgaaagaATAATTTATTCACCAAAAACTAAGCATACACCTTTTCAATTTACATCCGCCAAAAACTAAAACACAAACCCATgcccgaaaacaacaataaccaaaaaaatataatccAAATTAATAATTCCTTAATGCTATAATATTATCAAACTTCACACAGTAATTAATCCATAAAAATTTTTGCCATCGCTACTTTGTCTCAGAACTTGTAACCACACATATTCTTCTTTCCTAATGCCAGCTCCTTTCAGCAAATGCTGAAAAACTTTTGTTTCAGCACCATAGTCAAACCCTAAAATATTTTCACAATATTCTGTGATCACAACAATTTTAACCTTGATTCGTATAGGATGCAGGATGATGATCTGTTCTTTTTAGAAGCCGATTCCCAATGTGCTACTATGTTAGTACTTAGGAGTATAATATTTTGTAGCCTTAACTTTTTCTCTGTTCCGCGTACCTCTAATCTCACACACTTATGGTATACAATATAAAAATGAAACATGAAATTACATGATTGCTGTAGTTGACCAAAACCGAGGGGTAGAAATTATTCTCTCGATGTTTGCAATTTCTTTGCATCTATATACCAATTCTTAGGCCTATTTTATGATTAGTATAATTGGTTTATATAAATCAGTAGAATTATTATAATTGTATACATTATAGATATCTATCAAAATTTTAAGCGAGTCTAAAAACTACTTAATACTTGCTGAATAGGTGAATATGCAGCTTTGTACAAGAGAAACAGGTAGGGCAGTCAGAGTCAAAATTCATGAAAAACGGTAATCCACTCGGTAGATATGCCTTTGACAAAAGCAACAAACTCAACCAACAACGTTTATCTTTACTAGTCAAACACTGGTTATCCAAAAGTATCAGCAACTACCAGCGGCAAAAACCCAATTCCTCCACCCCATCTTATCTAGTTTTATCTACGTTGAAAATTATTAGTCTCTCGAAACCATTACTTTGAACTCAAAATTCAGTTGCTGCAGACATTGACATCTCCAACTCCGTCCACACTCCTTTTGCCCTTGAGAATTTCACTAAGAGGTTTGGGGTCCTGAAAATCAGGTGATGTGCTTTTGCAGTGAAAACTTCCTGCAgcctttttcttctcttctctaaTTTCTGCAAGGCTCTTGGGTCCTGAAAATGTAGAGGACTCGTGAACAAATCTCCTTTGCTTGAAAACTGGTCTCCTGGAGTCATTGGATGAatgaaactggcgtttagaTGGCTTTTCTCTATAATGCTTCCTTGGCCAATGCTGCTGGGAATTCCTAGATAACCTTGGCTTGTTAGCAATTGAAAGAGTTTCAACCTCTCCAATGGGGTCTATAGTGGTAATTCCCACTTGCGATGACAATCTTCCCCTTGGTCTCTGTTCATTGTAATGCCTTTGATGCCTTTCCCGGTTTCGAACCATCAAAGAAGAGGATTCATGTCGTCTGATGAAACTTGCATCAGGTGGACCACTACTTTCCCTTCGTCTTCTCAGATGGTCTCGTAGATCTAACTTCCCGTCACAGGTAGCTATATCACTCATCTGAATCCTTTTCCTAGTCAACATAGAATCTAAGATTATATCACTGGAACAATCACAAACTCTTCTGCCATTAGCACGAGTAAGATCTCTATCTAAACGTCTATAATCATCATACATTTCTTGTTCATACAGGATGTCAGCTTTGCGGCACATATTATCATACTCAACTGGGTTTTCAAATTCATACCCCAAGTATTGTTCATTCAGTTCCTCATGTTCCCCATCAGGAAGATATTCAGGATCCTCCTCATAGCCCAAGTTTGCCGATTCATCATGAACAAGAACATCAAATCCAGGGGATGATGATTCCCAACGTTCATCAGGCTCAATGTGACCATTTACTTGCTCCTCTGAACCCTGCTCACTGCATCGTTGAGAGATGTTATCAACAAATCTTCCTTCTGGATACGGAGACTCCGACCCTGCAACTGTAGCTTCTTCATACTCAACAGCATATGTAGGGGAATCACCTTGCTGTTTAACATATGTAGGGAAATCACCTTGCTGTTTAACATTTTTTGGTAAGGATAGTTGAAGATCTTCCTTAGGTGGAGGCTTGAAAGTGGGCAAAGCCTTTGGGGCAGTTAACGATGGGTTCGAATGAGTTTCAGTTGTTGATGGGGCAGTTCCTGACAACACCTTATTCTCTAGGTTGGGTGGATCAGTGCCTCCCTTGTCATTCTTTACAGGCTTTACAGTGAAATGGCTCTCATCATGCCCATGCAAAAATGAGCATCTGTCGCCTTTATTGCAATATCCATTGAAGAAAAAATAACAGGGAACCATTGTCTTATTTGCAGGCACAGCAGACTGTGTTGGCTCAGATGAAACTCCAGTCTGGCCATCCAATGGCTGGGAAAACAAAAGGAATTAGTTGAAGCAAAACAAACAGTAACAAATGAGCCCTGAtcacatttaaaaaataaaaaaataaaaaataaaaaactccaCTGATTCAAGGAAACCAACAACAGTATCAAAGAAGCAAAAAAGAGACGGATTATGCAAGCTGAGGTTGAATACTCTAATGGAGATAAAAATTACTTccttccttgcaatttacattacacAGTCATTTCAAAGGATTAAAGGATgaacattttttatatttgccTATTGAAAATTTTATACATTCCATATAACATCAATACTGAGTCTTTGATCTGCAACCTCACATCACAAACTACTTACAACAATGTTTGAGCTTGCTGTGTTAGTACAAGCTAGCTTCAACCATATTCAACCATGTCTCTGTGTATACTTTAATGAGATAGGAATAGACCGATTCAATACAAAAACAACTATTACTTCAACAACAGAAGCCAACAAAGGAACAAAACAATTGCAAATCAAATTGGAAAGGATACCAGTTTCAAGCATTTCATACACACGCATTAAGTTTAAGTTTAAGACCAAAGGTAGCTTGCGGGAAACAAGtcgaaataaaataacaaaaagcaACAAATGGTGGAAACATACAGGGTGCCTGAAAGCACATGTTGGATTAAGGCAACTGCCAGATAACCAGTACCAGCAATCCCTAGGGTTAAGCCTCGCAATCTCATTATGCCGATACTCGCATTCAGCTCCCTGCAAAAGCAACACAAACAAAATGAGCACGAATGACACCACAACCATAAACAAACACATACAGCATTGCAAAACGCATCAAATGAGTAGTGCTACAAATCCTTCCTCGCATTTAAACAAATCGACAATTATTACTATAAACAGAAGGTTAATAAAGAGGAATAACAACGAACATTGTGAAAATGAACCGAAAAGCAAGTGTTACGTAAAGTGcagttttgttttgtttttccataTTGTTACGGTAGGGTTAGGGAAAACGCATAATTGGAGAGAGTGAGAGAGGGAGGAGCAGAAATGGAAGGAAATGACGCAATGCAAGAGCAATGGAAGGGAAGCGGAGAAAGGGGAAAATAGGGTTAGGAGGAATGAGAAGAGTGGAATGGAACGGACCTTCTTGCAAGTGAGGGGAGATGCCAAGAAATAAACGCAATCGGTGTTGCGCATCAACGAAGCTTCGTCCATAGTCAAAAGAAAACAcggagaaggaagaagaaggaggagaatgGGATCAGAGTTTCATCGACATTCCAAGTTTTGGAGGGAGAAGAGATCCATCGCACATAGGAGgatgatgacgatgatgatgtAATGCAATGTAGTAATGTTGTTGATGATAGCGAGTGACGGAGCGAGAAAGACAAACACACCACCATCGACTTCGCTTCTCTGGGCTTATTATTGGGCTCCGTCAAACAAATCTTCGGGCTTACATTGGGCCACATGTGGGCCCATCTTCCGACAGATCCACGACCTAAATACAGAAGAAAGTGTAATAGATGGTTTGATTTGGGTGGGTTCTGCTGATGTCAGATGCAACTTCACATAATTACATGGAAGGTGGTTATGCCAAAGATATATGGACATATCAAACCAACTTGGATTGGTCTAGTAGTTAGTTCATTAGTTCGCTAAGTGTTAGGGATTCGAATCCCGTTTTGTACATACAGTAATCTATTGACCAGTCacaaacccttaaatggagcttagtaccttttttttaatttttaagtaaCGGAAAATCGAAGTGGCAGTTTTCTATTATAATGTGaatttttcagatttttttaaaactttagAAAAATGTTCCCTGTTCATTCTTTAAACAGATAAACTaaagaaaagatttaaaaatttaattttgatgcattgTCCAGTGTAAAACcgtgaatttaattttgatgcattgTCCAGTGTAAAACCGTGCATCTAAATTACATAACGCCtacattaacaaaaataattaccaTTTATATTAATCATAAATGATCATCCAAGAAAATAATTGTAATTACACAACTGTATAAAACATTTtaatgcatcaaaattaaactcaaggTTTAAATGGCAACAACGAGTACGTGACTGATAACTTCAGTGTCTCCTCCACTTAATCATAATTCTGAAGAATTGATCAGCCTTTTACATTCGAGATTCGATCTTCACATCTTCATTTACAGAAGATTATCTCTAACGAAcaagtttttgtttctttttgttattGATAGTCATTTAGTAAAAGGCAATTTATGATCTCCAATTCTTGTAACTGTAAAACGAAGAACGCTACTCAAACAAAATGTTACAGTATTATTATAATTGTATACAGAAATGTACTTATTCATTGGTAGTTTTACTCTCATTGAGCTGAAAGAACTGTATTACTGTAGTTCTGTTGAGACCCTTTATTGACATTCATTCTAAACACCTGCGATTTTAAATACTCGCAAAATTGAGAATTACGATGgggaaaaaaaaacaaatctcTACCCTCTGCTACTCTAGATTTATTGCATGTTCGAACTTTGACCTGTAGCCCTCTCCCAGAAGAAACCATTTTGGCATACAGATTACACAGCAAATTGGGGCTTGCCAAGCATGCTTCAGATGCTAGAAAATAATTCCTACAGTTATTCAGAATTTGTAAACCATTTGTTCAGTGTATCCAGCTTCTTTGAGTAAACCAGAAACCTGCAATAAATCAAGTAATCAACCGTAAGGTATATCATATGGACTCAGTAAAAAAAAGTCAGAAACATGCATCACAAACAGAAATTGATACCTCTCCTTGTGTCCAATCTTTGGCCTTCTCACCAGATACGTGTTTCATCATCCCAGGGGGACCACACACCTAAAATGCAGGAGGCAGAAAAAGGTTGGGTATTAACTTCATATATATTGTAATAATAATGAAACTCCACACCAACCATCGCCACCATGACCAGTGACCTAAACCATATAAACACTAATGAACCAAAAATGTGAACATCAATATGAAAAGCAGAATGTTTTTGCAACGTAAAGACTCCTATTGTCCTAAATGTTCAAAACAACATTGTAATTACACTCATAAATCATGAAGAAGTGTTGTCTAGGAGAAAGTAACTAGTCAAAGTAATCAGTAATTCTTGAGACAGTTGATAGTATTCAAAACTTAGCAGAGGAAAAATGATGAGTAATGGGCCAAAATTTGTCATGGAATTGAAGGAGCTGTTAATATGTTAAAGAGAAGGGTTAAGAAAGGAAATAAGTCTGACTTCTGCAATTCCAAGAGCCCGGGCTCAAGTGGAACCAAGTTCCTCTGGAGACTGCTTTATTGTAGGTGAAATTCTATCAAGATTCAAGGCTGATTATAGCCTCCATTTTCATTCAAATAATTCTTGCATGGGCAATTCTAAGGATTGTCCAAGGCACACTAACCAAAAATGCATGAGTGGGTATATGTTGAA
Above is a genomic segment from Arachis stenosperma cultivar V10309 chromosome 1, arast.V10309.gnm1.PFL2, whole genome shotgun sequence containing:
- the LOC130962246 gene encoding zinc finger CCCH domain-containing protein 32-like, producing MDEASLMRNTDCVYFLASPLTCKKGAECEYRHNEIARLNPRDCWYWLSGSCLNPTCAFRHPPLDGQTGVSSEPTQSAVPANKTMVPCYFFFNGYCNKGDRCSFLHGHDESHFTVKPVKNDKGGTDPPNLENKVLSGTAPSTTETHSNPSLTAPKALPTFKPPPKEDLQLSLPKNVKQQGDFPTYVKQQGDSPTYAVEYEEATVAGSESPYPEGRFVDNISQRCSEQGSEEQVNGHIEPDERWESSSPGFDVLVHDESANLGYEEDPEYLPDGEHEELNEQYLGYEFENPVEYDNMCRKADILYEQEMYDDYRRLDRDLTRANGRRVCDCSSDIILDSMLTRKRIQMSDIATCDGKLDLRDHLRRRRESSGPPDASFIRRHESSSLMVRNRERHQRHYNEQRPRGRLSSQVGITTIDPIGEVETLSIANKPRLSRNSQQHWPRKHYREKPSKRQFHSSNDSRRPVFKQRRFVHESSTFSGPKSLAEIREEKKKAAGSFHCKSTSPDFQDPKPLSEILKGKRSVDGVGDVNVCSN